The Actinocorallia herbida DNA window CGGGGACATGTGCGATGCGGCCGGGCGGGCAGGGCCGCGGTGGCGGGGCGGAGGAGGAAGGCGTGACGGCGGATCGGTCGGTTGGTGGGTGCGGGTGAGGTGGGTGGGGGGTTTGTGTGGTTCTGGGTGGGTTTTGGGAGGGGGAAGGTGATGGAGGACGAGAGGGTGGCGCGGGTCTGGCTCAGTGGGGTGTGCGAGCCGGGGGACGCGAGCGTGTGGCGGTTGGTGCGGGAGGTCGGGGCGGCGGAGGCCGTCGCGGCGATTCAGCGGGGGAGGGTGCCCCGGGGGAGCGGGGCCACGGAGAAGAAGGTGGTGGGGTGGGGGATGCGGGCGGGGGCGTTCGATCTGGAAGGGGCGCTGTTCATCTGCGCGCAGTTCGGCGGGCGGGTCGTGTGCCCGGGAGACGCGGAGTGGCCCTCCACCCTCGACCAGCTCGGTGAGGCGGCGCCGCTGCTGCTGTGGGTGCGGGGCTCCGTCGACCTGCGGGCGGTGTGCCTGAGATCCGTCGCGGTCGTCGGGGCGCGGGCGGCGAGCCCCTACGGGCTGCGCGCCGCCGCGGACCTCGGGGCCGAGCTCGCCGACCGCGGCTGGACCGTGGTGAGCGGCGGCGCCCTCGGCGTCGACGGGGCCGCCCACCGGGGCGTGCTCGCGGCCGACGGCACCACGGTCGCCGTCCTGGCCAGCGGCGTCGACGTGGCCTACCCGCCCCGGCACGAGGCGATGTTCGGCGAGATCGCCGCGGCGGGGCTGCTGGTGAGCGAGTGGCCGCCGACGGTCCATCCGACGCGGCCGAGGTTCCTCGTCCGCAACCGGGTCATCGCCGCGCTCACCAAGGGGACCGTGGTGGTCGAGGCGGACCTGCGCAGCGGCGCGCTCAACACGGCCCACCACGCCCGCTCGCTGGGCAGGCACCTCATGGCCTATCCGGGGCCGGTCACCTCGCTGATGTCCCGCGGCTGCCACGAGCTGCTCCGCGCGACCCCGCCGCACACCAGGCTCGTCACCTGCGCCGCCGACGTGCTGGAGGAGGTCGGCCCCATCGGCGAGGGACTGGACCGCCCCGACGGCCGCCCCGTCCTCCCCCGCGACCACCTGGACCCCGACACCAGGGCGGTCCTGGAGGCGGTCCCCGCAGGCTCCCGAGGCGCCCCCACCCACGCCATAGCCGTCGCCGCCTCCCTCGACCTCCCCACCACCCGAAGCCGCCTGGCCCTCCTGGCCGCCACCGGCTTCATTGACCGCACCCGGTCCGGCTGGCGCCTCCGCACCCCCCACACCCCACCCCTCTGACCTCCACCCGCACCTGCCCGGCCCCCGGCCTTTCCCGCCCTGCTCTGCCGCGCCCTTCGCGCGGATCTGGGAAGGGTCGCGTGATTCCGGTCCCGCCCTGCTCTGCTGTGCCCTTCGCGCGGATCCGGGAAGGGTCGCGTGATTCCGGGGAAGGGGTGAGCGCGAAGCCGGGGGCGGTGGGCCGGACGGTCGTGGTCCTGGGGCCGGGGTGGGGTGCCGTTGGAGGCGGAACTCCGGGGTCGGGTGGGGTGGGGGTCAGGGGGATCGGGATTTTTGGAGGTAGAGGGATTTCTCTTGGGGGTTCTGGGTCTTCCGGGCGGCTTGGAGGTAGGCGGTGCGGGCTTCGGAGGTGCGGCCCAGACGGGCCAGGAGGTCGGCGCGGGCGGCGGAGAGATGGGGGGAGTCGGGGAGGGTCGTGGTGAGGGGGGCGAGCATGGCGAGGGCTTGTTCCGGGCCTTCGGACATGGAGACGGCCATGGCGTGGTTCAGGGTGACCACGGGGGAGGGCCAGCGGGCGGAGAGCTGGGCGTAGAGGGCGGTGATGCGGGGCCAGTCGGTTTCGGGGAAGGAGGGCGAGGTCGCGTGGCAGGCGGCGATGGCGGCCTGGAGGGTGTAGCGGCCGGGAGGGCCGGACGCGGCGGCGCGCTCCAGGGCGGCCATGCCCCTGCGGATGAGGAGGCGGTCCCAGCGGCGGCGGTCCTGGTCGGGGAGGAGGACGGGGGAGCCGTCGGGCGCGGCGCGGGCGGGCAGGCGGGAGCCGTGCAGCTCGGTGAGGGCCTGGAGGCCGTGGGTCTCCGGCTCGTCGGGCAGCAGCCCGGCGAGCAGGCGCGCCAGGCGCATCGCCTCCTCGCACAGGGACGGACGGGTCCAGTCGGTCCCGGCGGTCGCCGAGTAGCCCTCGTTGAAGATCAGGTAGACCACGCCGAGGACGGAGGTGAGGCGCTCGGGGAGGTCGGCGGCCGTCGGGAGCTCGTAGGGCACGCCCCGCTCCGCGAGGGTCCGCTTGGCCCGGACGATGCGCTGGGAGGCGGCGGCCTCGGAGATCAGGAACGCCCTGGCCACCTCCTCGGTGGTCAGGCCGCCGAGGAGGCGGAGCGTGAGCGCGGCCCTGCCCTCGGGCCGCAGGACGGGATGGCACGCGATGAAGATCAGCCGCAGGAGGTCGTCGCCGACGGGGTCGTCGAGCGCGGCGTCGAGGTCGGGTCCGGGGGCGTCGGAGAGATCCCTGCCGAGCTCGGCGACCTTGCGCTCGTGGACGCGGCGGCGGCGCAGCAGGTCCAGGGCCCGGTTGCGCGCGGTGAGCGCGAGCCAGCCGCCGGGGTTGGCCGGGACGCCGTCGCGGGGCCAGCGCTCGAGCGCGGCGAGGAGCGCGTCCTGGGCGAGTTCCTCCGCGAGGCCGACGTCCCCGGTGAGGCGGACGAGCCCGGCGATGATGCGGCCCGCCTCCAGCCGCCACACCGCCTCGACGGCACGCGAAGGATCGGCCGGCGGGCCGCCGGCCGATCCTGGCGCGGTCACGGCGCGGTGAACACGGAGAGGACGTCCGCCTCCCCTTCCCAGTCGGGCCACAGGTCGCGGTGCAGCCGGAGGAACCTGGCGGCCCACTCGACCGCTTCGGCCCGGTCGCGCACCTGGTAGAGCGCGTAGCTGATCATCTCTTTGGTCTCGGCGAACGGTCCGTCGGTGACGGTGATCTCGCCGTCGGCGAGCGCAACCCGGGCGCCGCCCATGGCGCTGGGGGCCAGCCCGGCGGTGTCCAGCAGCGCGCCGGAGGCCGTCGCCTCCGCGCCGAGCGCGAGGATGGCGTCCATCAGGGCCTGCGGCGGGGGCGCGTCCATCGGCCCGCTCTTCAAGGTGACGAGATAGCGCATCGGGTCTCCTGCCTGAGCTCGCGGGGGGTCAGCGCCGGTACTCGTGGAGGGCCAGCGCGCTCATCCACCCCATGATGCCGACCACGGCGGCGGTGAAGGCGAGATTCGCCCAAACCGCGCCCGCCCCCGCCGCGA harbors:
- the dprA gene encoding DNA-processing protein DprA, which translates into the protein MEDERVARVWLSGVCEPGDASVWRLVREVGAAEAVAAIQRGRVPRGSGATEKKVVGWGMRAGAFDLEGALFICAQFGGRVVCPGDAEWPSTLDQLGEAAPLLLWVRGSVDLRAVCLRSVAVVGARAASPYGLRAAADLGAELADRGWTVVSGGALGVDGAAHRGVLAADGTTVAVLASGVDVAYPPRHEAMFGEIAAAGLLVSEWPPTVHPTRPRFLVRNRVIAALTKGTVVVEADLRSGALNTAHHARSLGRHLMAYPGPVTSLMSRGCHELLRATPPHTRLVTCAADVLEEVGPIGEGLDRPDGRPVLPRDHLDPDTRAVLEAVPAGSRGAPTHAIAVAASLDLPTTRSRLALLAATGFIDRTRSGWRLRTPHTPPL
- a CDS encoding RNA polymerase sigma factor; the encoded protein is MTAPGSAGGPPADPSRAVEAVWRLEAGRIIAGLVRLTGDVGLAEELAQDALLAALERWPRDGVPANPGGWLALTARNRALDLLRRRRVHERKVAELGRDLSDAPGPDLDAALDDPVGDDLLRLIFIACHPVLRPEGRAALTLRLLGGLTTEEVARAFLISEAAASQRIVRAKRTLAERGVPYELPTAADLPERLTSVLGVVYLIFNEGYSATAGTDWTRPSLCEEAMRLARLLAGLLPDEPETHGLQALTELHGSRLPARAAPDGSPVLLPDQDRRRWDRLLIRRGMAALERAAASGPPGRYTLQAAIAACHATSPSFPETDWPRITALYAQLSARWPSPVVTLNHAMAVSMSEGPEQALAMLAPLTTTLPDSPHLSAARADLLARLGRTSEARTAYLQAARKTQNPQEKSLYLQKSRSP
- a CDS encoding YciI family protein, whose amino-acid sequence is MRYLVTLKSGPMDAPPPQALMDAILALGAEATASGALLDTAGLAPSAMGGARVALADGEITVTDGPFAETKEMISYALYQVRDRAEAVEWAARFLRLHRDLWPDWEGEADVLSVFTAP